One genomic window of Fusarium keratoplasticum isolate Fu6.1 chromosome 3, whole genome shotgun sequence includes the following:
- a CDS encoding 2EXR domain-containing protein translates to MPLVVSSNLGILNPASGSRSTDTFRHFNQLPPEVRQIIWELELKHERLLHVETHFLETSPDDPGIESAECLGRAYKIILTEFRPISKLARVNSESRAVASRFYRVQLPCVYRWKGKEDANGIFYFNPELDTLEIRGKAFSNFAQALWVHDARHVGLVNLALNWEHSIVRSRVDASLLPQVLSRLKCVVFLYRSGLERMFLGEPRATDPMDKAEVYRSRPIMPATPKFDRLPCDPRSHIKASLKKIYLDYFEPRKLIHGWFRLMLKCKVQHNHEVDYRFLVAFGGRLYHPSDVKNKVGVDRGWIGRAWRPQGYELNPEITNRDAAINWVQRKDEAWRETVRKIREEEEEEEEESIGGNFQELELPLRPAIGFWLFPIEALGPLPDIAKRIPSRRVPVPGWKSHRKIDLSGYKPQLCLSYLP, encoded by the exons ATGCCTCTCGTTGTAAGCAGCAACCTGGGAATCCTCAACCCTGCGTCGGGTTCCAGGTCGACCGACACCTTTCGACATTTCAATCAGCTCCCTCCTGAGGTTCGCCAGATCATTTGGGAGCTTGAACTCAAACATGAGCGTCTCCTGCATGTCGAGACTCATTTCCTCGAGACTTCGCCGGATGACCCTGGCATTGAGAGCGCCGAATGCCTTGGGAGGGCATACAAAATCATCTTGACTGAGTTCCGGCCGATAAGCAAACTTGCCCGTGTCAATTCCGAATCCCGGGCCGTCGCATCTCGCTTCTACAGGGTTCAACTGCCTTGTGTGTATCGCtggaagggcaaggaggatgCAAATGGCATCTTTTACTTTAATCCAGAGCTGGATACTTTGGAAATCCGAGGGAAAGCCTTTTCCAATTTTGCGCAGGCTCTTTGGGTTCATGATGCTCGGCATGTTGGCCTTGTGAATCTTGCCTTGAACTGGGAGCACTCCATCGTCAGGTCAAGGGTTgatgcttctcttcttccacaAGTACTATCGCGGCTCAAGTGCGTTGTATTCTTATACCGTAGTGGACTTGAGCGTATGTTCTTAG GGGAACCAAGGGCCACTGACCCCATGGATAAGGCTGAGGTTTATCGTTCTCGCCCCATCATGCCAGCTACCCCTAAGTTTGATCGTCTACCATGCGATCCAAGGTCACATATCAAAGCCTCTCTCAAGAAGATATATCTGGATTACTTTGAGCCGCGAAAGTTAATCCATGGCTGGTTTAGACTGATGCTAAAGTGCAAGGTACAGCACAATCACGAAGTTGACTACCGCTTTCTGGTGGCCTTTGGAGGCCGCCTTTACCATCCCTCCGACGTGAAAAACAAGGTTGGCGTCGACAGAGGATGGATAGGGCGGGCTTGGAGACCACAGGGATATGAACTCAACCCAGAAATAACCAACAGAGACGCCGCTATCAATTGGGTTCAAAGAAAAGACGAGGCATGGAGAGAAACAGTGCGAAAGATccgtgaggaagaggaagaagaggaagaagagtcCATTGGGGGCAATTTTCAAGAGCTTGAGCTGCCGCTTCGGCCAGCCATAGGGTTCTGGCTTTTTCCAATCGAGGCCCTTGGCCCTTTGCCTGACATTGCCAAGAGAATCCCTTCGCGTAGGGTTCCAGTGCCAGGTTGGAAATCACACCGGAAGATCGATCTGTCAGGGTACAAGCCCCAGCTTTGTCTGTCATATCTCCCGTGA
- a CDS encoding CitMHS domain-containing protein, with amino-acid sequence MSALVDTSAIGQWRSIVTLIAFVIANIIVLFPFNVPLYVPKLVVKLFLGSLVKLRIIPSRLRYEILDKTNHIDEPNNESESTKRKRISKHFMRFGFPFNFITAPLIADLFLLAISAIGRQEVRDGTIGADNIEPFDIMVFFITLAYIAISIDASGLIRWLAFKVLQWGGKVGHKLFFYLYAFFFVLGSFVGNDPIILSGTSFLAYMTRASENIQNPRAWIYTQFAVANIASAILVSSNPTNLVLAGAFEIKFIEYTANMIVPVVVTGVVLFPFLLYVVFADESLIPSSIKMHALPTGADTRDPVNPNIPYVRRQAEEQEDSGEGGQAVLSLEEIMNPFLDKKGATFGAVVMAATLITLLAINAASAKGTKHHVYWVTLPAAFVMFCWDVAFGWLHREETRKTAAQYREMVERAQEERRMEAAGASRQSTINAPTASSNPFRGTEIAEAITLADLTAENTPDPPGPIPKVLLSGTGSNSPVTISGSPKSPIHASNPNSKSPSPGEPSHLGSEPLSQLPGPMQLVHDESWQIGSQQEEERPTLLSYSSAAHEWLQETFPTVMAVMSHLPFALVPFAFAMFVLVQALVSTGWVELFSVGWYHWSNKTGTVGSIGGMGFISVILCNFSGTNIGTTILLSRIIQAWQKIHERNGTAISDRTFWATVYSMALGVNYGAFSTAFSASLAGLLWRDILARKHIHVKSREFARVNFPIIAISMTVGCLVLVGEIYITRDSSPYDPG; translated from the exons ATGTCTGCCCTGGTTGATACAAGCGCCATCGGGCAATGGCGGTCTATTGTGACTCTGATCGCTTTTGTCATCGCTA ATATCATCGTCTTGTTCCCATTCAACGTGCCTCTTTACGTGCCGAAGCTTGTCGTCAAGTTGTTCCTTGGGTCGCTTGTTAAGCTGCGGATAATTCCCTCAAGGCTTCGCTacgagatcctcgacaagACAAATCATATAGACGAACCCAACAATGAGTCCGAAAGTACTAAAAGGAAAAGAATCTCAAAGCACTTTATGCGCTTTGGCTTCCCTTTCAATTTCATCACTGCTCCATTGATCGCAGACCTTTTTCTGCTCGCTATCTCAGCGAtaggccgccaagaagttCGTGATGGTACCATTGGCGCCGACAACATCGAGCCTTTTGATATCATGGTATTCTTCATTACTTTGGCCTACATCGCAATTTCTATCGACGCCTCCGGTCTCATTAGATGGCTCGCTTTCAAGGTGCTGCAATGGGGCGGCAAGGTTGGCCACAAGCTCTTCTTCTACCTCtacgccttcttcttcgtccttGGTAGTTTCGTCGGCAACGACCCCATCATCTTGTCGGGGACGTCGTTTCTCGCCTACATGACGCGCGCGTCTGAGAACATCCAAAATCCTAGAGCGTGGATCTATACCCAGTTCGCCGTCGCCAATATCGCGTCCGCTATTCTTGTCTCTTCGAACCCGACCAATCTGGTTCTTGCTGGAGCCTTTGAGATCAAGTTTATCGAATACACTGCCAACATGATCGTTCCGGTCGTCGTCACGGGTGTGGTTTTGTTTCCGTTCCTCTTATACGTTGTCTTTGCGGATGAGTCCCTTATCCCATCCTCGATCAAGATGCACGCACTGCCCACCGGGGCCGACACCAGAGACCCTGTCAACCCTAATATTCCGTATGTCCGTCGTCAGGCAGAGGAACAAGAGGActcaggagaaggaggccaagccgTTCTTTCTCTTGAAGAGATTATGAATCCCTTCTTGGATAAGAAGGGCGCAACGTTTGGTGCTGTCGTCATGGCAGCCACCCTCATTACTCTTCTCGCTATCAATGCCGCCAGTGCCAAGGGCACCAAACACCATGTCTATTGGGTCACTTTGCCCGCCGCGTTTGTCATGTTCTGCTGGGATGTTGCCTTTGGGTGGCTTCACCGCGAAGAGACGCGCAAAACGGCTGCTCAATATCGGGAGATGGTTGAACGTGCgcaggaggagagaagaatgGAAGCAGCTGGAGCTAGTCGGCAGTCCACGATCAACGCTCCTACAGCTAGCAGTAATCCCTTCAGGGGCACTGAGATAGCTGAGGCCATTACTCTTGCGGACTTGACGGCTGAGAATACTCCGGATCCACCAGGCCCGATTCCCAAGGTGCTTCTATCCGGAACAGGTAGCAACAGTCCCGTCACAATATCAGGGTCTCCCAAGTCGCCAATTCACGCGAGTAACCCTAATTCCAAAAGTCCTTCACCCGGTGAACCCAGCCATCTCGGATCTGAGCCCTTGTCGCAACTACCCGGTCCCATGCAACTGGTTCACGATGAATCCTGGCAGATCGGTTCACAGCAAGAAGAGGAGCGGCCCACCTTGTTGTCATACTCTTCTGCCGCGCACGAGTGGCTTCAAGAAACATTCCCTACTGTCATGGCAGTCATGTCACATCTACCGTTTGCTCTGGTtccctttgcctttgccatgTTTGTTCTCGTGCAAGCCTTGGTCAGCACGGGGTGGGTAGAACTTTTCTCAGTAGGTTGGTATCACTGGTCAAACAAAACCGGCACGGTTGGCAGTATTGGAGGAATGGGGTTCATATCTGTGATCCTATGCAAT TTTTCGGGAACCAACATCGGCACCACCATTCTCTTATCCCGCATCATCCAAGCATGGCAGAAGATCCATGAGCGAAATGGCACCGCCATCAGTGATAGAACCTTCTGGGCCACCGTTTACAGCATGGCTCTTGGCGTGAACTACGGCGCATTCAGCACAGCCTTTAGCGCATCCCTGGCTGGTCTTCTCTGGCGGGACATCCTCGCTCGGAAGCACATCCATGTTAAGAGCCGTGAGTTTGCTCGCGTTAACTTTCCCATCATCGCAATTTCCATGACTGTGGGatgtcttgtccttgttgggGAAATTTACATCACGAGGGACAGTTCCCCATACGACCCAGGATAA